One genomic window of Clostridioides sp. ES-S-0054-01 includes the following:
- a CDS encoding pyrimidine-nucleoside phosphorylase, whose product MRMYDIIKKKRDKLELSKKEINYFIENYSKGDIPDYQASALLMSIYLNKMNKQETVHLTEAMMNSGDMINLSDIDGIKVDKHSTGGVGDKTTIALIPLVASCGAPVAKMSGRGLGHTGGTIDKLESIPGFSTEMEISKFIDSVNKYKIAVCGQSAKVAIADKKIYALRDVTATVDNISLIASSVMSKKLASGADAIVLDVKTGDGAFMKTLEESFELAKSMVDIGTDMNRDTIGIVTDMDEPLGFAVGNSLEVIEAIETLKGNGPKDLVELCEVLGAYMLVLSKVARDFDDGIEKIRESIKSGSAIHKLKEFIENQGGNKDVVDNYSLFKKSKYKYPVKSTKSGYISKIKAEDVGVSAMILGAGRETKDDILDLSAGIILEKKVGDYVNEGEVLAYMYYNDEQKLSLAKDRFVDSYSIVDVKIDKNKLIYGIVTKDEIKKF is encoded by the coding sequence ATGAGAATGTATGATATTATAAAAAAAAAGAGAGATAAGCTAGAACTTAGTAAAAAAGAAATAAACTACTTTATAGAAAACTATTCAAAAGGGGATATACCTGACTATCAAGCTTCTGCACTATTAATGTCTATTTATTTAAATAAGATGAATAAACAAGAAACAGTGCATCTTACAGAAGCAATGATGAACTCTGGTGATATGATAAACCTATCTGATATAGATGGAATAAAGGTAGATAAGCATAGTACTGGTGGTGTTGGAGATAAGACTACTATAGCTCTTATACCTTTGGTTGCTTCATGTGGAGCACCAGTTGCAAAGATGTCTGGTAGAGGGCTTGGTCATACTGGTGGGACTATTGATAAACTGGAGTCTATACCAGGTTTTTCGACAGAAATGGAGATAAGTAAGTTTATTGACTCTGTAAATAAGTACAAAATTGCAGTTTGTGGTCAAAGTGCAAAGGTAGCAATTGCAGATAAGAAAATATATGCTCTTAGAGATGTTACAGCGACTGTTGATAATATATCATTGATAGCATCAAGTGTAATGTCTAAAAAGTTAGCTTCAGGAGCTGATGCAATTGTGTTAGATGTAAAAACTGGTGATGGAGCATTTATGAAGACCTTAGAAGAGTCTTTTGAGCTAGCTAAATCTATGGTTGATATAGGTACTGATATGAATAGAGATACAATAGGAATTGTAACAGATATGGATGAACCTTTGGGGTTTGCAGTGGGAAACTCTTTAGAAGTTATAGAAGCAATTGAGACTTTAAAAGGAAATGGTCCTAAAGACCTTGTTGAGCTATGTGAAGTACTGGGAGCATATATGTTGGTTTTATCAAAGGTAGCACGTGATTTTGATGATGGTATTGAAAAAATAAGAGAATCAATAAAATCTGGTAGTGCTATACATAAACTCAAAGAGTTTATAGAAAATCAAGGTGGTAATAAAGATGTAGTAGATAATTATTCTTTATTCAAAAAATCAAAGTACAAATATCCAGTTAAATCAACTAAATCAGGTTATATAAGTAAAATTAAAGCTGAAGATGTTGGTGTATCAGCTATGATTCTTGGAGCAGGTAGAGAAACTAAGGATGATATTTTAGATTTATCAGCAGGGATAATTTTAGAAAAAAAAGTTGGAGATTATGTAAATGAAGGTGAAGTTTTAGCCTATATGTATTATAATGATGAACAAAAGCTTTCATTGGCAAAAGACAGATTTGTTGATTCCTATTCTATTGTAGATGTAAAAATAGACAAAAATAAATTAATATATGGTATTGTAACTAAAGATGAGATTAAAAAGTTTTAG
- the mltG gene encoding endolytic transglycosylase MltG: protein MNFKENRLKIAVLIIVILIILGGIFVFMQIGPYDKNNKKDVIIDIPSGASVGKISDILYENKLIKNELLFKLLVKVSNKAPSIKSGTYLLNQSYSNNDIISLLVSGKVYQDGLKVTIPEGATSKEIIAMLVNKNLGDKATFEKLIKEPREFYNKFPYLKEDGITSLEGFLYPETYYFNSKKQSEEDILSEMLKVFDSKYADKFKKKQKESKMTLQEVMEMASIIEKEAVLDKDRPIIASVFYNRLKVGMPLQSDATIQYIFEERKKIVTYDDLKIDSPYNSYKNKGLPPTPISNPGIKSIEAALYPDKTDYLYFVAKIDGGNNYSTNYQDHLKYVKEYKEARDKQSKDTKATNKENTKK from the coding sequence ATGAACTTTAAAGAAAATAGATTAAAAATAGCAGTATTAATAATTGTTATTTTAATTATCTTAGGAGGTATATTTGTGTTTATGCAAATAGGTCCTTATGATAAAAATAACAAAAAAGATGTAATTATTGACATTCCAAGTGGAGCATCTGTTGGAAAAATATCTGACATATTATATGAAAATAAACTAATAAAAAATGAACTATTATTTAAACTTTTGGTAAAAGTTAGTAATAAAGCTCCATCTATAAAATCAGGAACATACTTACTTAATCAATCGTATTCAAATAATGATATAATAAGTCTTTTAGTTTCAGGTAAAGTATATCAGGATGGTTTAAAAGTAACTATTCCAGAGGGTGCTACATCTAAAGAAATTATAGCAATGTTAGTAAATAAAAATTTAGGAGATAAAGCCACTTTTGAAAAACTAATAAAAGAACCTCGAGAATTTTATAATAAATTTCCATACTTAAAGGAAGATGGAATAACTTCTTTAGAAGGGTTCTTGTATCCAGAAACGTATTATTTTAATTCAAAGAAACAATCAGAAGAAGATATTTTAAGCGAAATGTTAAAGGTATTTGACAGTAAATACGCGGACAAGTTTAAAAAGAAACAAAAAGAATCAAAGATGACTCTTCAAGAAGTAATGGAAATGGCATCAATAATTGAGAAAGAAGCTGTTCTTGACAAAGATAGACCAATAATAGCAAGTGTGTTTTATAATAGACTTAAGGTAGGTATGCCTCTTCAATCAGATGCAACAATACAATATATATTTGAAGAGAGAAAGAAAATTGTAACGTATGATGATTTAAAAATTGATTCACCATATAATAGTTATAAAAATAAAGGATTGCCTCCTACGCCAATATCAAATCCTGGTATAAAATCTATTGAAGCAGCACTATATCCAGATAAAACAGACTATTTATATTTTGTAGCTAAGATTGATGGTGGAAATAATTATAGTACAAACTATCAAGACCATTTAAAATATGTTAAAGAATATAAAGAAGCAAGGGATAAGCAATCAAAAGATACAAAAGCAACAAATAAAGAAAATACAAAAAAATAA
- a CDS encoding O-methyltransferase: MSNIVNDLVEDYIRVTLKEKEGFLKDLEIYAEENSVPIIHKEVSDLLKVLLKVQKPKRVLEVGCAIGYSSIFFASIIGKDADIITVERNEKMIEKAKENIKLAGFDNNITILEGDAEEKLSQVQGEFDLIFIDAAKGQYKLFFDLVIDKLKDGGLLVSDNILYKGMVAHDDFVVRRKKTIVKRMRSYLDYICNCDYLSTSLIPIGDGVALSYKESKRGDVDGIK; this comes from the coding sequence ATGAGTAATATAGTTAATGACTTAGTTGAAGATTATATAAGGGTGACATTAAAAGAAAAAGAAGGATTTTTAAAAGATTTGGAAATTTATGCAGAGGAAAATAGTGTTCCTATAATACATAAAGAAGTTTCAGATTTGTTAAAAGTATTATTAAAGGTTCAAAAGCCAAAGAGAGTTTTAGAAGTAGGATGTGCAATTGGTTATTCTTCTATTTTTTTTGCAAGTATTATAGGAAAAGATGCAGATATAATAACTGTTGAGAGAAATGAAAAAATGATAGAAAAAGCAAAAGAAAATATAAAATTAGCTGGATTTGACAATAACATAACCATACTAGAAGGAGATGCAGAAGAAAAACTTAGTCAAGTCCAAGGTGAATTTGACCTTATATTTATAGATGCAGCTAAAGGTCAATACAAGCTATTTTTTGATTTAGTTATAGATAAATTAAAAGATGGTGGACTTTTGGTATCTGATAATATTTTATATAAAGGTATGGTTGCTCATGATGATTTTGTTGTAAGAAGAAAAAAAACTATAGTTAAAAGAATGAGAAGTTATTTAGATTATATATGTAATTGTGACTATTTAAGTACATCATTGATACCAATAGGTGATGGTGTAGCACTAAGTTATAAAGAAAGTAAAAGAGGTGACGTAGATGGAATTAAATAA
- a CDS encoding U32 family peptidase, with the protein MELNKVELLAPAGDLERLKIAITYGADAVYIGGEIFGMRSAAKNFSKEDMAEGVAFAHERGKKVFVTVNIIPHNEDFLQLEDYLLELEEIGIDAVIIADPGVLSVIKKVIPNMEIHLSTQANTTNYLSANFWYEHGIKRVVVARELSFDEISEIRAKTPLDMDIEAFMHGAMCISYSGRCLISNYMTGRDANKGSCAQSCRWQYHLVEEKRPGEYFPIYEDERGTFFFNSKDLCMIEYIPELIKSGITSLKIEGRMKTSYYVATVVRAYRMAIDEFYKDPENWKFNPMWMEELKKGSHRHFTSGFYLNKPTTEDQNYQSASYVRNYDFIGIVRETEDEDGLIVVEQRNKMCVGDEIEVMGPYKETMFTKIEEMYNEEGEAIESAPHPRQIVKLKLSVKVGKDYMLRKAIEEKVEE; encoded by the coding sequence ATGGAATTAAATAAGGTTGAACTTTTAGCTCCAGCAGGCGATTTGGAGAGATTGAAAATAGCTATAACGTATGGAGCAGATGCTGTTTATATAGGTGGAGAAATTTTTGGAATGAGGTCCGCTGCAAAGAACTTTAGTAAGGAAGATATGGCAGAAGGAGTAGCTTTTGCACATGAAAGAGGTAAAAAAGTATTTGTAACAGTAAATATAATACCTCATAATGAAGATTTTCTACAATTAGAAGATTATTTGTTGGAGTTAGAAGAGATAGGAATAGATGCAGTTATAATAGCTGACCCAGGAGTGCTTAGTGTTATTAAAAAAGTAATTCCGAATATGGAAATACATTTAAGTACACAAGCAAATACAACTAATTATTTAAGTGCAAATTTCTGGTATGAGCATGGAATAAAAAGGGTTGTAGTGGCAAGAGAGTTATCTTTTGATGAAATATCTGAAATAAGAGCAAAAACACCTTTAGATATGGATATAGAAGCGTTTATGCACGGAGCTATGTGTATCTCTTATTCTGGTAGATGTTTAATAAGCAACTATATGACTGGAAGGGATGCAAACAAAGGTTCTTGTGCTCAATCTTGTAGATGGCAATATCACTTAGTTGAAGAAAAAAGACCTGGTGAGTATTTCCCAATATATGAAGATGAAAGGGGTACATTCTTTTTTAACTCAAAAGATTTATGTATGATAGAGTATATACCTGAATTAATCAAATCTGGTATAACAAGTTTAAAAATAGAAGGTAGAATGAAAACTTCATACTATGTAGCTACTGTTGTAAGAGCATACAGAATGGCAATAGATGAATTTTACAAAGACCCAGAAAACTGGAAGTTCAACCCAATGTGGATGGAAGAGTTAAAAAAAGGTAGCCATAGACATTTTACATCAGGATTTTACTTGAATAAACCAACAACAGAAGACCAAAATTATCAGTCAGCATCATATGTTAGAAACTATGATTTTATAGGTATAGTTAGGGAAACAGAAGATGAAGATGGTCTTATTGTAGTTGAGCAAAGAAATAAAATGTGCGTTGGTGATGAAATAGAAGTTATGGGACCATATAAAGAAACTATGTTTACTAAAATTGAAGAAATGTATAATGAAGAAGGAGAAGCTATAGAGTCAGCTCCCCATCCTAGACAAATAGTGAAATTAAAGTTGTCAGTAAAAGTTGGTAAAGATTATATGCTTAGAAAAGCTATAGAAGAAAAGGTTGAAGAATAA
- a CDS encoding penicillin-binding protein 2: MSKKKTSFLKKVGKRSWCIFTIVLIIYSALIYRLVDIQVLKGDKYKQSVESQSIEKVELNSGRGIIYDRNNKKLTDISKSQVLVVEKEKLNNNYRILELIKKATEMDDLDIYKAVQEQLTRPIIQIQTKNIDKSMKKELEKNGIMVEEKTMRYAKDGLLSHTIGYIKEDDKSGQSGIEKSMDSVLRNSNEKYISAFKAGDAGNEKSLNILKGSVKTVDNKDKDIHLKTTIDYDIQKKLEQILNKEENPTAVVISEASTGEILAMCSRPNFDQNDISKSLKGKNGEFENRVIKATYPPGSVFKMVVLFSALENGVVDENYTYSCTGKTKVGNTNEILRCNKRDGHGFQNLRQAFSNSCNPAFLDIAMKLGKEKILKSAEKLHLFEKVNIGLDEEKIREAPKNISIRNLAIGQENIEFTPLQINQMTQIMANNGTFKPLYLYKSLVDNDMNTIKTYKSAKKEELISPYVCTLVKEYMKSVSRVGTAKDLKDIEGGCGVKTGTAQSSLNKKAIDHGWITGFYPEERPKYVITVLVEGTQKGNKSAVPIFKEICESIQ, from the coding sequence ATGTCAAAAAAGAAGACTTCATTTTTGAAAAAAGTGGGAAAGAGAAGCTGGTGTATATTTACTATAGTTTTAATAATTTATAGTGCTTTAATTTATAGGCTAGTTGATATACAAGTGTTAAAAGGTGATAAATACAAACAAAGTGTTGAATCACAAAGTATTGAGAAAGTAGAGTTAAATAGTGGAAGAGGAATAATCTACGATAGAAACAACAAGAAGCTTACAGATATAAGTAAGTCTCAGGTATTGGTTGTTGAAAAGGAAAAATTAAATAATAACTATAGAATCTTAGAGCTTATTAAGAAAGCTACTGAGATGGATGATTTAGATATATATAAAGCCGTACAAGAGCAATTAACACGCCCTATAATACAGATTCAGACCAAAAATATTGATAAGAGTATGAAAAAAGAACTTGAGAAAAATGGAATAATGGTAGAAGAAAAAACTATGAGATACGCAAAAGATGGTTTATTATCACACACAATAGGATATATAAAAGAAGATGATAAATCAGGTCAATCAGGAATTGAAAAAAGTATGGACAGTGTGCTTAGAAATTCAAATGAAAAGTATATAAGTGCTTTTAAAGCTGGAGATGCAGGAAATGAAAAATCCCTAAATATACTAAAGGGAAGTGTAAAAACTGTTGATAATAAGGATAAAGATATACATCTAAAAACTACCATTGATTATGATATTCAAAAAAAATTAGAACAGATACTAAATAAAGAAGAAAACCCTACAGCAGTAGTAATATCGGAAGCTTCTACAGGTGAAATTCTTGCAATGTGTTCTAGACCTAATTTTGACCAAAATGACATATCAAAAAGTTTAAAAGGAAAAAATGGGGAATTTGAAAATAGAGTTATAAAGGCGACATATCCACCAGGGTCTGTATTTAAAATGGTAGTTTTATTTTCTGCACTTGAAAATGGTGTTGTAGATGAGAACTATACTTATAGTTGTACAGGAAAGACTAAAGTTGGGAATACTAATGAAATACTAAGATGTAATAAAAGAGATGGTCATGGTTTCCAAAACTTAAGACAAGCTTTTTCTAATTCATGCAATCCTGCATTTTTAGATATAGCCATGAAACTTGGAAAAGAAAAGATACTTAAATCTGCTGAAAAATTACATTTATTTGAAAAGGTTAATATTGGTCTTGATGAAGAAAAAATTAGAGAAGCTCCAAAAAACATATCAATAAGAAATTTAGCTATAGGTCAAGAGAATATAGAATTTACACCACTTCAAATAAATCAAATGACTCAAATAATGGCTAATAATGGGACATTCAAACCATTATACCTGTATAAAAGTCTTGTGGACAATGATATGAATACAATAAAAACTTATAAGTCTGCAAAAAAGGAAGAACTTATTTCTCCTTATGTATGTACACTAGTTAAAGAATATATGAAGTCTGTGTCTAGAGTTGGTACAGCTAAAGACTTGAAAGATATTGAGGGTGGATGTGGAGTTAAAACTGGTACAGCTCAAAGTAGTTTGAATAAAAAAGCAATAGACCATGGATGGATAACTGGATTTTATCCTGAAGAAAGACCTAAATATGTAATAACTGTATTAGTAGAAGGAACTCAAAAAGGAAATAAATCTGCAGTACCTATATTTAAGGAAATATGTGAAAGTATACAATAA